In a single window of the Anaerocolumna cellulosilytica genome:
- a CDS encoding DUF4132 domain-containing protein, with amino-acid sequence MRNQEELQLEKMLDGLRELDLTREQLLQAEEYLLEGKEELLADFPKEYLSELTQQQKEKIDKIFSDLLSKNRLKEAAGLFQILYKIGGSTIAKVFPTRRIYYNIKNNEFVKHIGVEQTITIFASMVANEEYLLKKEAVNTILELADQKKERIMQAIDTWYNNYVNGKLLLYSAYFTRMIPEFIDEEGKLGDRKEIEESAPEFQKYFENFEELILKNIDVLLSISEEEQKVILDYISLKKGNDGEEAVLELFRKHTPSKFMLRLLIGCGSAITDYSDQLKRLVQLCCYSNLSHTMEAIYVFVRPRLREKLAKSCAEDYSLDRVEYILWCGAAGFKEGLLQEVKSETKAYISALKRASLEVYPVLLQVLKENEPIAYADFNKENVAELQRKISDSIVPKQNARQVVSDYLNGNEKIETLYAVEKAIRDEGLYYNQTGQYLKMYHAFNGEDAFFNRCMCYMAFVENGYIFPYLFNLKGNDEKIDSQKLFQAWEAELTIAYQLRGVEAIYDTAYSENDKIAIVRTVLPLFLDYLTKKQEEMLTAFFQAGAIGRYMGVRTLSVKAEQYKESLLLYFGDNSKLVRDALVRLVVKNESWEEDVLKKLESKKAADRETALQILKKWNKEYVAVITKSLEKEKSKKLADMMKAMLSIEESNEVAEVLSEQDYIKEIHKGGKKRSLQWAYDTPFCEVHKTDGSLVGEEYMQAILLSYSGMMNVGVNKEVLLLTNSLNKEELAFYVNELFDKWLESGAEAKKKWVLYAAAIHGGTDIVNKLNLHINEWPKHSRGAIAAEAVKALALNDSPTALLIVDGISRKFKFKQIKTAASEALTFAAEQLGITNEELADRIVPDLGFNEKLQRIFDYGDRKFTVYITPSLAIEIFDENEKKIKNLPAPGKKDDTIKASAALEEYKQMKKQMKTTVNNQKLRLEAALSVERKWDITSWKGLFVKNPIMHQFAIGLIWGIYEAGVLKDTFRYMEDGSFNTEVEEEYELQEAGVIGLVHPIELSEDSLARWEEQLADYEIVQPIEQLKRKIYPITEAEKDKKYLERFGGRILNGLSLSGKLFDMGWYRGSVQDAGGFYTFYREDIALDLGVELHFSGSFVGYDSGEDITMYEARFYKAGTIKRGSYIYDEVKDEAAIPLSSVPARYFSEIVYQLEKATASSKEINENWRDKR; translated from the coding sequence ATGAGAAATCAGGAAGAACTTCAATTAGAGAAGATGCTGGATGGACTTAGGGAATTGGATTTGACCAGAGAACAGCTTTTACAGGCAGAGGAATATTTACTGGAAGGAAAGGAGGAGTTGCTGGCAGACTTTCCAAAGGAATATTTATCAGAGCTTACCCAACAGCAGAAGGAAAAAATTGATAAGATATTTAGCGATTTACTTTCAAAAAACCGATTAAAGGAGGCTGCCGGTTTATTCCAGATATTGTATAAGATAGGTGGTTCCACTATTGCCAAAGTATTTCCTACAAGACGGATTTATTATAATATTAAAAACAATGAATTTGTAAAGCATATAGGGGTCGAGCAAACAATTACTATCTTTGCCAGTATGGTAGCAAATGAAGAATATTTATTAAAGAAAGAAGCAGTGAACACAATATTAGAGCTGGCTGACCAGAAAAAAGAAAGAATTATGCAGGCAATTGATACTTGGTATAATAACTATGTCAATGGAAAGCTGTTGCTCTATTCTGCATACTTTACACGGATGATTCCGGAATTTATTGATGAAGAGGGAAAACTGGGGGATAGAAAGGAAATAGAAGAAAGTGCCCCAGAGTTTCAGAAGTATTTTGAAAACTTTGAAGAACTAATTTTAAAGAATATAGATGTATTGCTTTCTATCAGCGAAGAGGAGCAGAAGGTTATCTTAGATTATATCAGTTTGAAAAAGGGAAACGACGGAGAAGAAGCTGTTCTAGAGCTATTCAGAAAGCATACCCCTAGTAAATTTATGCTCAGGCTTTTAATTGGCTGCGGAAGTGCAATCACAGACTATTCAGACCAATTAAAAAGACTGGTCCAGTTATGCTGTTATAGTAACTTGTCACATACGATGGAGGCAATATATGTTTTTGTCAGGCCAAGATTAAGAGAGAAGCTTGCTAAGAGCTGCGCAGAGGACTATAGCCTTGACCGTGTAGAATATATACTCTGGTGTGGTGCGGCTGGTTTTAAAGAAGGTTTGTTGCAGGAAGTAAAATCTGAAACGAAAGCGTACATAAGTGCTTTAAAAAGGGCCTCTCTGGAAGTATATCCGGTACTGCTTCAGGTATTAAAAGAGAATGAGCCTATTGCTTATGCTGATTTCAATAAGGAGAATGTTGCCGAACTCCAAAGAAAGATTTCTGACAGTATAGTACCAAAACAAAATGCAAGACAGGTAGTATCCGATTATCTAAACGGCAATGAAAAGATTGAAACTTTATATGCTGTAGAAAAAGCCATACGGGATGAGGGGCTTTATTACAACCAGACTGGACAATATCTTAAAATGTATCATGCATTCAATGGCGAAGATGCTTTTTTCAACCGTTGTATGTGTTACATGGCTTTCGTAGAAAATGGTTACATCTTCCCTTACTTGTTTAATCTTAAAGGAAATGATGAAAAAATAGACAGCCAAAAGCTATTTCAAGCATGGGAGGCGGAACTTACCATTGCTTATCAGCTAAGAGGAGTAGAAGCAATTTATGATACAGCCTATTCTGAGAATGATAAAATAGCAATTGTCCGTACGGTGCTTCCTCTATTTCTTGATTACTTAACAAAGAAGCAGGAGGAAATGCTGACAGCCTTTTTTCAGGCAGGTGCCATAGGCAGATATATGGGTGTCCGTACCCTTAGCGTAAAAGCAGAGCAATATAAGGAATCCTTACTTCTATATTTTGGTGACAATTCAAAATTAGTAAGAGATGCGTTGGTCAGACTGGTGGTAAAAAATGAAAGCTGGGAAGAAGACGTTCTAAAGAAATTGGAATCTAAAAAGGCAGCGGACCGAGAAACTGCTTTACAGATACTAAAAAAGTGGAATAAAGAGTATGTTGCAGTAATTACGAAGAGCCTAGAAAAGGAAAAAAGCAAGAAATTGGCGGATATGATGAAAGCAATGCTCTCCATTGAAGAATCCAATGAAGTTGCAGAAGTACTTTCGGAACAGGATTATATCAAAGAAATACATAAGGGTGGCAAAAAGAGAAGCCTTCAATGGGCTTATGACACACCCTTTTGTGAGGTACATAAAACAGATGGTTCTCTTGTGGGCGAAGAATACATGCAGGCTATCCTTTTAAGCTATTCCGGCATGATGAATGTAGGAGTAAATAAAGAAGTATTATTACTTACGAATTCTCTTAACAAGGAGGAATTGGCTTTCTATGTCAATGAGTTATTTGATAAATGGCTGGAGTCCGGTGCCGAGGCTAAGAAAAAATGGGTACTGTATGCAGCGGCAATCCACGGAGGCACCGATATTGTAAATAAATTAAATCTGCATATTAACGAGTGGCCAAAGCATTCGAGAGGTGCTATTGCAGCAGAAGCAGTAAAAGCCCTGGCGCTAAATGATTCACCAACAGCCTTACTAATCGTTGATGGTATATCAAGAAAATTCAAGTTTAAGCAGATAAAAACGGCTGCGTCAGAAGCACTTACCTTTGCAGCAGAACAACTAGGAATTACAAATGAGGAACTAGCAGATAGAATCGTTCCGGATTTGGGATTTAATGAGAAGCTTCAGAGAATATTTGACTATGGTGACCGTAAATTTACGGTATACATTACGCCATCCCTTGCTATAGAAATATTCGATGAAAACGAAAAAAAGATAAAAAATCTGCCTGCACCCGGAAAAAAAGACGACACGATAAAAGCATCGGCAGCTTTGGAAGAATATAAACAAATGAAAAAGCAGATGAAAACAACTGTAAACAATCAGAAGCTTCGACTGGAAGCGGCTCTATCTGTGGAAAGAAAGTGGGATATTACTTCCTGGAAAGGATTATTTGTTAAAAACCCCATTATGCATCAGTTTGCTATAGGGCTTATCTGGGGAATATATGAGGCGGGTGTGTTAAAAGATACCTTCCGTTACATGGAGGACGGAAGTTTTAATACAGAAGTAGAGGAAGAGTATGAATTGCAGGAAGCGGGGGTCATCGGACTAGTTCATCCCATTGAGCTGTCAGAAGATAGCTTAGCCAGATGGGAAGAACAGCTTGCCGATTACGAGATTGTTCAACCGATTGAACAGTTAAAACGAAAGATATATCCTATTACCGAGGCGGAAAAGGACAAAAAATATCTGGAACGTTTTGGAGGGAGAATATTAAACGGATTATCTTTATCTGGAAAACTTTTTGATATGGGCTGGTACAGAGGTTCTGTTCAGGATGCAGGAGGTTTCTACACCTTTTACCGAGAGGATATCGCTCTTGATTTAGGGGTGGAGTTACATTTTTCAGGTTCTTTTGTTGGGTATGACAGCGGCGAGGATATAACTATGTATGAAGCTAGGTTTTATAAAGCCGGAACAATAAAACGAGGCAGTTATATTTATGATGAAGTAAAAGATGAGGCAGCCATACCTTTAAGTAGTGTGCCTGCAAGGTATTTTAGTGAAATTGTCTACCAGTTAGAAAAGGCTACAGCTTCCAGTAAAGAAATAAATGAGAATTGGAGAGATAAGAGATAG
- a CDS encoding ABC transporter substrate-binding protein codes for MKKRWISLALASLFVITALTACAKTNNTGSTNNTGGTTTQPAGQTDTGNASGEGKEKILRLGNISSPTGKFNPLYANDDYTAYINNLIFQSLVTVDANANLQPGLAEKWEVSEDSKTITFHLFQNIKWTDGEPFTAEDVQFTLEFMSDKNYTGLNSTYVQQIVGFDEVHNQTAEHLSGINVIDEYTIAITTKEVYASFYEKIGRGVGIIAKHVWEGVPLAEVEQRTELLQNPIGTGPFKLQEYKADQYTTLVKNPDYYEGTPKIDKIIIQVVNPDTAQAQLLNNELDMIRVESLNPDDIKIYEDAGFEVKSNLLNAYQHMVINFNDPILSNKDFRQAMAYAINREGIVASLLYGYGNVANTIYTKEFFAYPGDDAINDYAYNPEKAIEILSTKAGYEYKDGTLYKDGNPVKLTLIYPSGNKAREGAATVIQQNFKEIGIDLKLELVEFATLTSILQERKDDNFQLALLGNGFGADADVAQNVGTGGSNNHSQYSNTKVDELLVEGLTSLDNDTRAPIYKEIATILNDELPVIYLYNWERFTIVNPKVKNVNVTTYSFYEGVETWDIVE; via the coding sequence ATGAAAAAAAGATGGATTTCTTTGGCTTTAGCTTCACTATTCGTTATAACTGCACTGACAGCTTGTGCAAAAACAAACAATACAGGCAGTACAAATAATACCGGAGGAACTACCACGCAGCCTGCTGGCCAGACAGATACCGGCAACGCCTCAGGAGAGGGGAAGGAGAAAATACTTAGATTAGGTAATATCAGTTCTCCTACCGGTAAATTTAATCCCTTATATGCCAATGATGATTATACGGCATATATTAATAACTTAATTTTTCAAAGTCTAGTTACTGTAGACGCAAATGCTAACCTTCAACCAGGTCTGGCAGAAAAGTGGGAAGTATCCGAAGATTCCAAAACCATTACTTTTCATTTATTTCAGAATATCAAATGGACCGACGGAGAACCTTTTACAGCAGAAGATGTTCAGTTTACTTTGGAATTTATGTCAGATAAAAACTATACCGGTTTAAATTCAACTTATGTACAGCAGATAGTCGGTTTTGATGAGGTACATAACCAAACCGCAGAGCATTTGTCCGGTATTAATGTCATTGATGAATATACGATTGCTATTACAACAAAAGAAGTGTATGCTTCCTTTTATGAGAAAATTGGTCGTGGTGTTGGGATTATAGCAAAACATGTATGGGAAGGCGTTCCTTTAGCAGAAGTGGAACAAAGAACTGAATTATTGCAAAATCCTATCGGAACGGGACCATTTAAGTTACAGGAATATAAAGCGGATCAGTATACAACGTTAGTTAAGAATCCTGATTATTATGAAGGAACCCCAAAGATTGATAAGATTATTATCCAGGTGGTAAATCCGGATACTGCACAGGCACAGCTGTTAAATAATGAGCTTGATATGATTCGTGTTGAATCTCTGAATCCAGACGATATCAAGATTTATGAAGACGCAGGATTTGAAGTAAAAAGTAATCTGTTAAATGCGTATCAACACATGGTAATAAATTTTAATGATCCTATCTTATCCAATAAGGACTTCAGACAGGCAATGGCTTATGCCATTAACAGAGAAGGTATTGTAGCCTCCTTATTATACGGGTATGGAAATGTAGCGAATACGATTTATACAAAGGAATTCTTTGCCTATCCCGGAGATGATGCCATTAATGATTATGCATACAATCCTGAAAAGGCAATTGAAATATTATCAACAAAAGCGGGTTACGAATATAAGGACGGGACTCTGTACAAAGACGGTAATCCAGTAAAATTAACATTAATTTATCCTTCCGGTAATAAAGCAAGAGAAGGTGCGGCAACTGTTATACAACAGAATTTCAAAGAAATCGGAATTGACTTAAAGCTTGAGTTAGTAGAATTTGCAACACTTACTTCAATCTTACAGGAAAGAAAAGACGATAACTTCCAGCTGGCGTTATTAGGAAACGGCTTTGGTGCAGACGCTGATGTTGCTCAGAATGTGGGAACCGGTGGAAGCAATAACCATTCCCAGTACTCTAATACTAAAGTAGATGAACTATTGGTAGAAGGTCTTACCTCATTGGATAACGACACACGAGCTCCAATCTATAAAGAAATTGCTACTATTTTAAATGATGAATTACCTGTAATCTATTTATACAATTGGGAACGTTTCACTATAGTAAACCCTAAGGTTAAGAATGTAAATGTTACCACCTATTCCTTCTATGAAGGCGTAGAAACCTGGGATATTGTAGAATAA
- a CDS encoding ABC transporter permease yields the protein MKQYIIKRLLVLIPVFIGISIIIFALIHSAPGDPYAYMVESGLPIEEKEIQLQKIGYYDSLPIKYIKWVGNVFQGNLGYSIRYAEPVATVIGRRIGNTALLSITSLVVSSILSIFLGIIAAVKKKTVTDYIISVLSLIGISLPTFFLALGLIKILSIDLNVLPVSGIETTGANYTGWKRAVDIFKHMFLPFLVITCTQTASMVRYTRSAMLEVLGQDYIRTARAKGLAGRVVINLHAFRNTLIPITTLIAMSLGNLLSGTVLIETVFVWPGMGNLLYQAVSNRDYPLIVSGTLFLSICTLLANLLADILYGIIDPRIRYN from the coding sequence ATGAAACAATATATTATTAAACGACTGCTTGTATTGATTCCCGTATTTATTGGAATATCAATCATCATATTTGCTTTAATTCATTCTGCTCCGGGAGATCCATATGCCTATATGGTAGAGTCCGGTCTGCCTATAGAGGAAAAGGAAATACAACTTCAAAAGATAGGGTATTACGATTCTTTACCTATAAAATATATTAAGTGGGTTGGAAATGTCTTTCAAGGTAATTTAGGCTATTCCATCCGTTACGCCGAGCCGGTTGCAACAGTAATCGGCAGGCGTATCGGCAACACCGCACTTTTATCCATAACCTCATTGGTGGTCAGTTCTATATTATCCATATTCTTAGGGATTATAGCTGCGGTTAAGAAAAAGACAGTCACAGATTATATAATATCTGTGTTATCCTTAATTGGTATATCCCTTCCAACTTTCTTTCTGGCTCTGGGACTGATTAAGATATTATCAATTGATTTGAATGTCCTGCCGGTGTCTGGAATTGAGACTACCGGTGCTAATTACACCGGATGGAAAAGGGCAGTAGATATTTTTAAGCATATGTTTCTCCCGTTTTTGGTTATCACTTGTACCCAGACGGCTTCCATGGTTCGTTATACCCGCTCTGCCATGTTAGAAGTATTAGGGCAGGATTATATTAGGACGGCAAGAGCAAAAGGTCTGGCAGGCAGGGTGGTTATCAATCTCCATGCCTTTCGAAATACTTTAATACCGATTACTACTTTAATCGCAATGTCTTTAGGAAATCTCTTGTCTGGTACTGTATTGATTGAAACAGTCTTTGTATGGCCGGGTATGGGAAATTTACTCTATCAGGCAGTCAGCAACAGAGACTATCCATTAATTGTATCGGGAACTTTATTTTTATCCATATGTACTCTATTGGCGAATCTGTTGGCGGATATACTCTACGGAATTATTGATCCGAGAATCCGCTATAACTAA
- the opp4C gene encoding oligopeptide ABC transporter permease encodes MAEKKQQENGTSLFKVGMKRLKKDKLAVFGLTVIIIFTLAAIFAPFIAKYDPAVQDLLNTYQPPSKEHWLGTDELGRDVFTRLLYGGRVSLSVGLISTGISALFGVFLGAAAGYFGKAVDGIIMRITDIFMCFPFYVIAITVAAIWGSGIWNIMLISGFLNWTNICRIVRAEVLSLRQREYIEAAKALGMNDFEIILKHILPNTFALVIVYSTLGIAKGILSEAGLSYLGLGVTPPQASWGNMLAAAQSLRTLSLYWWLWIPAGTAVFITILSINFFGDGLRDAFDAKMN; translated from the coding sequence ATGGCAGAAAAGAAACAACAAGAAAATGGTACCTCCCTTTTTAAGGTTGGTATGAAGCGCCTTAAAAAAGATAAATTGGCTGTATTCGGTTTAACTGTAATAATTATCTTTACCCTGGCAGCAATTTTTGCTCCCTTTATTGCTAAGTATGACCCGGCCGTCCAGGATTTATTAAATACGTACCAGCCACCTTCAAAGGAGCATTGGTTAGGTACGGACGAACTGGGAAGGGATGTATTTACGAGGCTTTTATATGGGGGAAGGGTATCTTTAAGCGTTGGGTTGATATCAACTGGAATATCCGCCTTATTCGGAGTTTTTTTAGGTGCGGCCGCCGGATATTTTGGTAAGGCCGTTGATGGTATTATTATGAGAATTACGGATATCTTTATGTGTTTTCCCTTTTATGTAATAGCCATAACGGTTGCGGCTATCTGGGGTTCTGGTATCTGGAATATCATGCTCATATCCGGATTTCTTAATTGGACGAATATTTGCCGTATTGTGAGAGCAGAAGTTCTTTCTCTTAGACAGAGAGAATATATTGAAGCAGCAAAAGCCTTGGGGATGAATGATTTTGAAATTATATTAAAGCATATTCTTCCTAATACCTTTGCACTTGTTATTGTATATTCTACACTTGGTATTGCAAAAGGAATTTTATCAGAAGCGGGTCTTAGTTATCTTGGACTTGGTGTTACACCCCCACAAGCAAGTTGGGGTAATATGCTTGCTGCGGCACAAAGCCTTAGGACATTAAGCCTGTACTGGTGGTTATGGATACCGGCCGGAACGGCAGTTTTTATCACCATATTATCCATTAATTTCTTCGGAGATGGATTAAGGGATGCGTTTGATGCAAAGATGAACTAA
- a CDS encoding SWIM zinc finger family protein, with the protein MSNWQQILQPIDEEYLIGLTNKGIVKRASKDLEQAACTLKEEGDKLVVQVDEALCTLEELIGDSKCSCPSRSICKHIVIAVLYAKDKLQREEKTGREEKTETDNALFPSILEYPLPKLKAVLGDKKYQNFCNRVKQGIYPVIKTGTTVTVEFKDADIKVRLLNPIEHSSCSCHKKDLCQHKAEAILYFQLKEGKVTLPDLEKETLDSRDIDLNGMKQLAGYIQELLTQQIVTGLARSSPSITDTLERTAILCHNGNLAEFERKLRELKEEYEHYFNRSASFCADSLLHKICQLYRMSKRLLLTEDKLEAASLAGEFRVEYLPAGTLTLLGMGQRQFHSKTGYEGETYYFLEETTQEWYTYTNARPVYYDTKNRAGQGEKGRAPWQLLCSLEELSEGRIMLYNGKASLEHRLSATTEAKAEYFGRADIDLKNYKKQYYEDFLKLYEERIKNSWLKEEQGTNENLNQLEQMVLIKPASIKNAVFDAIRQQYSMELYDTANRMILLQIAYSKKENYTIRFLERLARRIEKGVVEVPCFFGILYKEEGKLKLYPIHYFNEPA; encoded by the coding sequence ATGAGTAATTGGCAGCAAATATTACAGCCTATCGATGAGGAATACCTAATAGGCTTAACTAATAAGGGAATTGTAAAAAGAGCCTCCAAAGATTTAGAGCAGGCAGCTTGTACTCTAAAAGAGGAGGGAGACAAGCTGGTCGTTCAGGTAGACGAAGCCCTCTGCACACTGGAGGAGCTCATAGGAGACAGCAAATGTAGCTGTCCCTCCAGAAGTATATGTAAGCACATAGTTATAGCGGTTTTGTATGCGAAAGATAAACTACAAAGAGAAGAGAAAACAGGAAGAGAAGAAAAAACAGAAACAGATAACGCATTGTTTCCTTCGATTTTAGAATATCCATTACCAAAATTAAAGGCAGTACTTGGAGATAAAAAGTACCAGAATTTCTGCAATAGGGTAAAACAGGGAATTTATCCGGTTATTAAGACAGGTACTACTGTGACAGTAGAATTTAAAGACGCAGACATAAAAGTCCGTTTACTGAACCCGATAGAGCATTCATCCTGCTCCTGTCACAAGAAAGATCTCTGCCAGCATAAAGCAGAAGCAATTTTATATTTTCAATTAAAAGAAGGAAAAGTAACGCTACCAGACTTGGAAAAAGAGACCTTAGATAGCAGGGATATTGATCTTAACGGGATGAAGCAGTTAGCCGGTTACATACAGGAGTTGCTGACGCAACAGATAGTTACTGGATTAGCAAGAAGTTCTCCGTCTATTACTGATACCCTTGAGAGGACTGCTATACTGTGTCATAACGGGAATCTTGCCGAATTTGAACGAAAATTAAGAGAGCTGAAGGAAGAATATGAACATTATTTTAACAGATCTGCGTCCTTTTGTGCAGATTCACTACTCCATAAAATATGTCAATTGTACCGGATGTCAAAGCGATTGTTATTAACAGAAGATAAGCTGGAAGCTGCTTCCCTTGCCGGAGAATTCCGGGTGGAATATTTACCGGCAGGAACCCTTACCTTACTTGGAATGGGTCAAAGGCAGTTTCACAGCAAAACCGGCTATGAAGGAGAAACTTATTATTTTCTGGAGGAAACTACCCAGGAGTGGTATACCTATACCAATGCCAGACCCGTTTATTATGATACAAAGAACAGAGCAGGTCAAGGGGAGAAAGGGCGAGCACCTTGGCAGCTCTTATGCAGCCTTGAGGAATTATCCGAAGGCAGAATAATGCTATATAACGGGAAGGCGTCCTTAGAACATAGACTTTCAGCAACTACGGAAGCTAAAGCAGAGTATTTTGGCAGGGCAGACATAGACCTGAAGAATTATAAGAAGCAATACTACGAAGATTTCCTTAAGCTGTATGAGGAGCGGATTAAGAATTCTTGGTTAAAAGAAGAACAAGGTACCAATGAAAATCTGAATCAATTGGAACAGATGGTGCTTATAAAGCCTGCAAGTATAAAAAATGCTGTATTTGATGCCATAAGACAGCAGTATTCTATGGAGCTTTATGATACTGCTAACCGTATGATACTCCTGCAAATAGCCTATTCTAAAAAAGAAAATTATACGATTCGATTTTTAGAAAGGCTTGCCAGAAGAATAGAAAAAGGTGTAGTAGAGGTACCATGTTTCTTTGGCATCCTATATAAAGAAGAGGGAAAATTAAAGCTTTATCCCATTCATTATTTTAATGAACCTGCATAG